One genomic window of Paraburkholderia acidiphila includes the following:
- the efp gene encoding elongation factor P encodes MKTAQELRVGNVVMIGNDAMVVQKAEYNKSGRNSAVVKMKFKNLLTGAGMETVYKADDKFDVVVLDRKEVTYSYFADPMYVFMDADYNQFEVEGEMMGDALNYLEDGMGCEVVFYNEKAISVELPTVLVREIIYTEPAVKGDTSSGKVLKTAKLNTGFELQVPLFCNIGDKIEIDTRTNEYRSRA; translated from the coding sequence ATGAAGACCGCACAGGAACTCCGCGTCGGCAACGTCGTGATGATCGGTAATGACGCGATGGTCGTGCAGAAGGCCGAATACAACAAGTCGGGCCGCAACTCCGCCGTCGTGAAGATGAAGTTCAAGAACCTGCTGACCGGCGCCGGCATGGAAACCGTGTACAAGGCAGACGACAAGTTCGACGTCGTCGTGCTGGATCGCAAGGAAGTGACGTACTCGTACTTCGCCGACCCGATGTACGTGTTCATGGACGCCGACTACAACCAGTTCGAAGTCGAAGGCGAGATGATGGGCGACGCCCTGAACTACCTCGAAGACGGCATGGGCTGCGAAGTCGTGTTCTACAACGAGAAGGCCATCTCGGTCGAACTGCCGACCGTGCTCGTGCGCGAAATCATCTACACGGAACCGGCTGTCAAGGGCGACACGTCGTCGGGCAAGGTCCTGAAGACCGCCAAGCTGAACACCGGCTTCGAGCTGCAAGTGCCGCTCTTCTGCAACATCGGCGACAAGATCGAGATCGACACGCGTACGAACGAGTACCGCAGCCGCGCCTAA